A window of Kyrpidia spormannii genomic DNA:
GCGGCCTTTCTCCTTCATGGTTTCGATCCGGAGGAGTTCCCCCGTTTGCCCCAAATTTCCTCCGATCAGCCATTTCTCATTTACAGCGACAACCTGAAAGATGCCATTCGCCAAACTGTCGTGGCGATCGCAGCCGAGGAGACGCGACCGGTTCTAACCGGGTTGTGCATGAAGTTTGACGCGGACTCCATCACCTTCATCGGTACCGACAGTCATCGCCTGGCCTCACGAAAACTATTTTTACAAGGAGGGCCGGAAGGTGCGTCCGAAACTGCTGTGGTTCCCGGGAAAAGTGTTCATGAGCTAGCCCGACTTCTCCCAGAGGATGATACACCCGTCGCCATGACCATAGCGGACAACACCCTTCTGGTTTCTTCCGAGACCACCCGGTTTTTCACAAGGCTTTTGGAAGGACAGTATCCCGATACGTCAAAAATTATTCCAACCACTTTTAAAACTCGTATCCATATCCGCAGGGACCCCTTTGCTTCGGCGCTGGAACGCGCCTTGCTTATTGCCCGGGAAATGCAGAATCAAGTCGTTCGCCTCCAACTGCAATCGGATCGAATCGAACTCAGCGCTCATTCCCATGATGTTGGACGGGTATCGGAACAAGTTCCCCTCGACCAATTTTCTGGTGATGCACTG
This region includes:
- the dnaN gene encoding DNA polymerase III subunit beta, translated to MRIHIHQQRLGAALQQVQRAVSAHSTMPILGGIKLTADVDGLRLMATNHEIAVETYLAADSDETLSIEVPGSIVLPARYFVELVRKLPDPWVHLAVQQPYSVQITSAKAAFLLHGFDPEEFPRLPQISSDQPFLIYSDNLKDAIRQTVVAIAAEETRPVLTGLCMKFDADSITFIGTDSHRLASRKLFLQGGPEGASETAVVPGKSVHELARLLPEDDTPVAMTIADNTLLVSSETTRFFTRLLEGQYPDTSKIIPTTFKTRIHIRRDPFASALERALLIAREMQNQVVRLQLQSDRIELSAHSHDVGRVSEQVPLDQFSGDALTIAFNGKYMLDAVRSFDGEQLTVDFTGTMSPMVLRPTDGQEYLHLVLPVRTV